One Caenibius sp. WL genomic window, GACAACAGCCGTGCGGCGACGCAGGCGCTGGGCGCGGGGTTCAGCCAGGACTACGTGCTGCATTACACGATGCAGGACGGGGACAACGATCCTGCGGATGCGACGCTGACGATCACGGTCAAGGGGGCGGACGACAGCGCTTCGGTGGTGACGTCGGCCACGCTGCTGAACCCGGACAATACGGTCTACGAAGCGGGCCTGAACCCGAGTGGCTCGGAAGCGGCGACGAGCAAGGAAACGGACACGGGCAGCTTCACGGTCTCGGCCACGGACGGGATCAGCACGGTTGTGATCGGCGGGACGTCGTTCACGCTGGCGCAGGTCATGGCGTTCGGGACGACCAACGGAGTGGTCGATACGGGCGAAGGGACGCTGACGCTGACGGGCTATTCGGGGACGGGTTCCTCGGGGACGATCAGCTACAGCTACACGCTGAAAGCGACGATCGACAACGACACCAAGCCGGGTGCGACCGGTGACCACTTCGACGACAGCGTCACGCTGACGGTGAACGGGGCGGGCGGCACGAGCGCCAGCGACACGCTGGTGGTGCGGATCGTCGACGATGTTCCGCATGCGGTGAACGACGGTCCGTATGTGGTGACGGAAGATGCGGCGCCGAATGTCGTGTCGGGCAATGTGCTGACGAACGACCTGCACCCCAACGGTCAGCCGGGCGCGGACGGCAAGGTTCCGGCAGTGACCTGGAGCGCGGGCGATGCGGCGGCGATCGCGGCGCTGAACACGTACGGCACGCTGGTGCAGAACGGTGACGGGACGTGGAGCTACACGCTGGACAACAGCCGTGCGGCGACGCAGGCGCTGGGCGCGGGGTTCAGCCAGGACTACGTGCTGCATTACACGATGCAGGACGGGGACAACGATCCTGCGGATGCGACGCTGACGATCACGGTCAAGGGGGCGGACGACAGCGCTTCGGTGGTGACGTCGGCCACGCTGCTGAACCCGGACAATACGGTCTACGAAGCGGGCCTGAACCCGAGTGGCTCGGAAGCGGCGACGAGCAAGGAAACGGACACGGGCAGCTTCACGGTCTCGGCCACGGACGGGATCAGCACGGTTGTGATCGGCGGGACGTCGTTCACGCTGGCGCAGGTCATGGCGTTCGGGACGACCAACGGAGTGGTCGATACGGGCGAAGGGACGCTGACGCTGACGGGCTATTCGGGGACGGGTTCCTCGGGGACGATCAGCTACAGCTACACGCTGAAAGCGACGATCGACAACGACACCAAGCCGGGTGCGACCGGTGACCACTTCGACGACAGCGTCACGCTGACGGTGAACGGGGCGGGCGGCACGAGCGCCAGCGACACGCTGGTGGTGCGGATCGTCGACGATGTTCCGCATGCGGTGAACGACGGTCCGTATGTGGTGACGGAAGATGCGGCGCCGAATGTCGTGTCGGGCAATGTGCTGACGAACGACCTGCACCCCAACGGTCAGCCGGGCGCGGACGGCAAGGTTCCGGCAGTGACCTGGAGCGCGGGCGATGCGGCGGCGATCGCGGCGCTGAACACGTACGGCACGCTGGTGCAGAACGGTGACGGGACGTGGAGCTACACGCTGGACAACAGCCGTGCGGCGACGCAGGCGCTGGGCGCGGGGTTCAGCCAGGACTACGTGCTGCATTACACGATGCAGGACGGGGACAACGATCCTGCGGATGCGACGCTGACGATCACGGTCAAGGGGGCGGACGACAGCGCTTCGGTGGTGACGTCGGCCACGCTGCTGAACCCGGACAATACGGTCTACGAAGCGGGCCTGAACCCGAGTGGCTCGGAAGCGGCGACGAGCAAGGAAACGGACACGGGCAGCTTCACGGTCTCGGCCACGGACGGGATCAGCACGGTTGTGATCGGCGGGACGTCGTTCACGCTGGCGCAGGTCATGGCGTTCGGGACGACCAACGGAGTGGTCGATACGGGCGAAGGGACGCTGACGCTGACGGGCTATTCGGGGACGGGTTCCTCGGGGACGATCAGCTACAGCTACACGCTGAAAGCGACGATCGACAACGACACCAAGCCGGGTGCGACCGGTGACCACTTCGACGACAGCGTCACGCTGACGGTGAACGGGGCGGGCGGCACGAGCGCCAGCGACACGCTGGTGGTGCGGATCGTCGACGATGTTCCGCATGCGGTGAACGACGGTCCGTATGTGGTGACGGAAGATGCGGCGCCGAATGTCGTGTCGGGCAATGTGCTGACGAACGACCTGCACCCCAACGGTCAGCCGGGCGCGGACGGCAAGGTTCCGGCAGTGACCTGGAGCGCGGGCGATGCGGCGGCGATCGCGGCGCTGAACACGTACGGCACGCTGGTGCAGAACGGTGACGGGACGTGGAGCTACACGCTGGACAACAGCCGTGCGGCGACGCAGGCGCTGGGCGCGGGGTTCAGCCAGGACTACGTGCTGCATTACACGATGCAGGACGGGGACAACGATCCTGCGGATGCGACGCTGACGATCACGGTCAAGGGGGCGGACGACAGCGCTTCGGTGGTGACGTCGGCCACGCTGCTGAACCCGGACAATACGGTCTACGAAGCGGGCCTGAACCCGAGTGGCTCGGAAGCGGCGACGAGCAAGGAAACGGACACGGGCAGCTTCACGGTCTCGGCCACGGACGGGATCAGCACGGTTGTGATCGGCGGGACGTCGTTCACGCTGGCGCAGGTCATGGCGTTCGGGACGACCAACGGAGTGGTCGATACGGGCGAAGGGACGCTGACGCTGACGGGCTATTCGGGGACGGGTTCCTCGGGGACGATCAGCTACAGCTACACGCTGAAAGCGACGATCGACAACGACACCAAGCCGGGTGCGACCGGTGACCACTTCGACGACAGCGTCACGCTGACGGTGAACGGGGCGGGCGGCACGAGCGCCAGCGACACGCTGGTGGTGCGGATCGTCGACGATGTGCCGCATGCGGTGAACGATGGTCCGTATGTGGTGACGGAAGATGCGGCGCCGAATGTCGTGTCGGGCAATGTGCTGACGAACGACCTGCACCCCAACGGTCAGCCGGGCGCGGACGGCAAGGTTCCGGCAGTGACCTGGAGCGCGGGCGATGCGGCGGCGATCGCGGCGCTGAACACGTACGGCACGCTGGTGCAGAACGGTGACGGGACGTGGAGCTACACGCTGGACAACAGCCGTGCGGCGACGCAGGCGCTGGGCGCGGGGTTCAGCCAGGACTACGTGCTGCATTACACGATGCAGGACGGGGACAACGATCCTGCGGATGCGACGCTGACGATCACGGTCAAGGGGGCGGACGACAGCGCTTCGGTGGTGACGTCGGCCACGCTGCTGAACCCGGACAATACGGTCTACGAAGCGGGCCTGAACCCGAGTGGCTCGGAAGCGGCGACGAGCAAGGAAACGGACACGGGCAGCTTCACGGTCTCGGCCACGGACGGGATCAGCACGGTTGTGATCGGCGGGACGTCGTTCACGCTGGCGCAGGTCATGGCGTTCGGGACGACCAACGGAGTGGTCGATACGGGCGAAGGGACGCTGACGCTGACGGGCTATTCGGGGACGGGTTCCTCGGGGACGATCAGCTACAGCTACACGCTGAAAGCGACGATCGACAACGACACCAAGCCGGGTGCGACCGGTGACCACTTCGACGACAGCGTCACGCTGACGGTGAACGGGGCGGGCGGCACGAGCGCCAGCGACACGCTGGTGGTGCGGATCGTCGACGATGTGCCGCATGCGGTGAACGACGGTCCGTATGTGGTGACGGAAGATGCGGCGCCGAATGTCGTGTCGGGCAATGTGCTGACGAACGACCTGCACCCCAACGGTCAGCCGGGCGCGGACGGCAAGGTTCCGGCAGTGACCTGGAGCGCGGGCGATGCGGCGGCGATCGCGGCGCTGAACACGTACGGCACGCTGGTGCAGAACGGTGACGGGACGTGGAGCTACACGCTGGACAACAGCCGTGCGGCGACGCAGGCGCTGGGCGCGGGGTTCAGCCAGGACTACGTGCTGCATTACACGATGCAGGACGGGGACAACGATCCTGCGGATGCGACGCTGACGATCACGGTCAAGGGGGCGGACGACAGCGCTTCGGTGGTGACGTCGGCCACGCTGCTGAACCCGGACAATACGGTCTACGAAGCGGGCCTGAACCCGAGTGGCTCGGAAGCGGCGACGAGCAAGGAAACGGACACGGGCAGCTTCACGGTCTCGGCCACGGACGGGATCAGCACGGTTGTGATCGGCGGGACGTCGTTCACGCTGGCGCAGGTCATGGCGTTCGGGACGACCAACGGAGTGGTCGATACGGGCGAAGGGACGCTGACGCTGACGGGCTATTCGGGGACGGGTTCCTCGGGGACGATCAGCTACAGCTACACGCTGAAAGCGACGATCGACAACGACACCAAGCCGGGTGCGACCGGTGACCACTTCGACGACAGCGTCACGCTGACGGTGAACGGGGCGGGCGGCACGAGCGCCAGCGACACGCTGGTGGTGCGGATCGTCGATGATGTTCCGAGTCTCGGCCCCATTCAGGATGGCACCGCGAACAACAATCCTGCATCCACAGTAACGACTGGAACGCTACATCTCGTAGGTGGCGCCGATGGCGTAGGCACAGGGATGGTGATCCAATACGACACGACCAACGTTACCTCTGGAGGACAGGCGCTCCATACCACGCAGGTTGGGAATGTTCTGTACGCCTACACGGGCAGCGGGGGTATCGGTGGCGATGGCATTCCGACCACGGGTCTGGTGTTCTTGCTCACGGTTAATCCCGGCACTGACCAATACACATTCGATTTGCGCGCCCCGCTCGATGGAACCGTTACGCCGGTGGAGATCGGTAGCGGAAGCGCATTCGGATCCGGCCCGAGCAATAGTATCGTTGTTGCCGACGGCGGGCATAATCTTGTTTTTGTGACTGGTTGGAGACCGACTGGCGGCTTTACCAGCGGGGAGGAAAGCGCCTGGTTGAATGGTGGAACTCCCACCATGAGCCAACAAAGCAATATCAATGGCTCCACCAATGGCTGGGGGCTCGGCAACAACAATTTCGATGCGACGCCGCAAGGTTCCGATGGCGGAGAGTTTCTGCGCTTCGATTTTGGAGCGTTGAACGATTATGATGGAGCGGGCGGTTATACACCACCTGCCGGCCAGACGATTTCGAACGCAACATATGTCAAGTTCTCATTTTTCAACTTTGACGTTGGCGACAAAATCGAATTCGTTGCGCACTATACCGATGGGACGACTGAATCTTTTGTCTTTGACAACCCTGCGGATCCACGCCTGGTAACCAATGGGAATGAAAAGATTTTCACGGTTTCGGCCCCGGCAGGGGCGGAGCTTGCTTGGGTTGACGCCTATGAAGCGGCCGGATCAATCAAGCTCAATCTCAAGGAAATTGGCGTTCGTACAGAAAATGTCGATGCCAATCTCAACTTCACCGTAACGATACCGGATGGTGATAACGATACCGCGCAGGATAGCTTCACAATCCATGTCGCAGATGGACTGACGCCATCCAGTGCGGTTCCCATCGTGCTCGATCTCGATGGCGACGGTGTCGAGTTCAGTTCGCTGGCTGCCGGGGTGCACCATGATTACAACGGCGACGGACTGCTGGAAGCCACGGCATGGGTCGGTGCGGACGATGGGATCCTTGCCTTTGACGCCAATGGCGACGGCAAAGTCAGCGGTTCCGGTGAATTCGTGTTCGGTGGCAATGGGCTGACGGATCTTGAGGCACTGGCCGCCAACTTCGACAGCAATGGCGACGGCGTGCTGAACGCACAGGACGCCGGGTGGGCCAAATTCGGCGTGTGGCAGGATGCGAACCAGAACGGGGCCGCCGATGACGGCGAGTTCCATCTGTTGAGCGAACTGGGCATCACCGGGATCACGCTCACGTCCGATGGCAAGGCCTATGCCGCCGCGGATGGTGACGTGCACGTTTTCGGCACCGGCTCTTATACCAAGAGTGACGGTTCGAGCGGGATGCTGGCCGATGCGGCCTTCGCCACGCGGCAGACCGAAATGGCGGTGATTGCCGCCACGGCCGGAGCCGTGCTGGTCGATGCATCGGATGAGACGCCGCTCGTTCCCGGTGCACCGGAACCGGAAGAACCGCAGAACGGCGTGACCGAACCCGTGGCTGAAACGCAAAGCATCGCAGGCGAAAACGCGGATGCGCCGCAAGACGCGCCCGCCGCTACTCTGCTGGCGGACAATGCACAGGATACGGCGTCCGATGCGCCGGAATCCGGCTTCGCTTCGGCGGATGACGATGCGCCCGCGCAAATCGCTGCGGCGGAGGGCAGCGGCGACGATGATGCAGCTTCCGTGGCCGCGAACGATGACGATGGGGGCGATAGCAGCGCCTTTGCCGATGCCGGCCATGCCGATGCGCACCAGCCGGGCGATGAAGCGCTGATGGACAGTCTGCTGCTGCTCGCGGCGAACGATACCGGCGAAAAGGCGCCGCCGACGCCGGAAGAAGTGATCGATGCGGTCAAAGGCGCGGTGGATGAAGTCGTCCAGCAGGCGAGTGTCGATCATCTCCTCGACGGGATGCTCGGCGATGCCGGCCCGCATCCGGCCGCGGCGGAAGCTGGCCATGGCACTGAAACCGCACTGGCCGGGCTGCTCGATCAGGGAACCGGAGGCAACGCCTTCCTGTTCGCAGGCGCTGACCAGACACCGATCAACGACGATCTCCATGCGATGGCGGCGGCTGCGGCTCAAGCGTGAGGTAAAGCTTAACCACAAGGGGCAATCTTATGAAAGGCAAAGGACACAGGTGGTTGTGGGGAGCGATTGCGGTCCTGGGCGCTGTTCCATCGGTGGCCATGGCCCAGTCCGCTGGCGCGGATCTGCTGGCGTTGAACGGAGACCAGCTCCGGGGCGAACTGCAGACGCGCTATGACAGTGCTCTCGCCGCAACGACGGATCGCGCCGTGGTTGCAGCCAACGACACACGATACATTTGGGCTTCGGAAGCGAAAGTCCAATGTGGCATTGCCATAGGCTATATGAAATCGTCGACCAAGGACGAGACCAGCATCCGCAAATGCGGCGATGCCTATGCGCGTTACAATCAGGCGTCGGCACCGCCGCCGATGGCGGTTGCGCCGCCGAATGCGGCCTGTGGCAACAAGCTGGCCGGGGTGGTGTTCTTCGATTTCGATTCCGCCATCCCTCCGGCTGAAGCCGGGCAGACGGTCGATGCGGTCGTCAGCGCGGCATCC contains:
- a CDS encoding VCBS domain-containing protein: MDSNKFTVTDAQSALDQAAVQLAADGQHLAGAGKGSGRAAVVLTVSADNIVVLPAGVSLDDMRAIGRDLVVDGPDGVRYVIPGGAVDVPQIVVDGVTIPPLNLAALLIGNEPQPAAGRPQSSGGNFADPTGPIQDAYALGDLLPYTELQFPRPEHEELFLPIDREPTTEVNSLVQLDDDVLLGGNPGGVGDDADSVNATGILSGSGGDGDLTFALTGAVLPADGGFAIASNNGQTLVISQNGVNVLQVVVNPDTGAYTITQLAPIQHPQGQDENNLDVIVTYTVTDADGDSAAGTLPINIDDDTPVATDDAANLIAGGPSSVTLDVDTNDAPGADGTGSRVFDTLVGVYGTLTLNADGTQTYTLNATGQVAINALADGATLQDVFPYTLIDGDGDGDRAVLTVTLTGVNDPPVVTVDPGNPVGANDMVLESGLPTGSTAGTGHIATGTFTLSDPDGLATLQSVTFNGGSPVAIGSLVGTVIHGAYGDLEITGYNAGTGVATYTYTLTSATVDGPGTESDAFTLTVSDGAASSAPATITIEIVDDVPHAVNDGPYVVTEDAAPNVVSGNVLTNDLHPNGQPGADGKVPAVTWSAGDAAAIAALNTYGTLVQNGDGTWSYTLDNSRAATQALGAGFSQDYVLHYTMQDGDNDPADATLTITVKGADDSASVVTSATLLNPDNTVYEAGLNPSGSEAATSKETDTGSFTVSATDGISTVVIGGTSFTLAQVMAFGTTNGVVDTGEGTLTLTGYSGTGSSGTISYSYTLKATIDNDTKPGATGDHFDDSVTLTVNGAGGTSASDTLVVRIVDDVPHAVNDGPYVVTEDAAPNVVSGNVLTNDLHPNGQPGADGKVPAVTWSAGDAAAIAALNTYGTLVQNGDGTWSYTLDNSRAATQALGAGFSQDYVLHYTMQDGDNDPADATLTITVKGADDSASVVTSATLLNPDNTVYEAGLNPSGSEAATSKETDTGSFTVSATDGISTVVIGGTSFTLAQVMAFGTTNGVVDTGEGTLTLTGYSGTGSSGTISYSYTLKATIDNDTKPGATGDHFDDSVTLTVNGAGGTSASDTLVVRIVDDVPHAVNDGPYVVTEDAAPNVVSGNVLTNDLHPNGQPGADGKVPAVTWSAGDAAAIAALNTYGTLVQNGDGTWSYTLDNSRAATQALGAGFSQDYVLHYTMQDGDNDPADATLTITVKGADDSASVVTSATLLNPDNTVYEAGLNPSGSEAATSKETDTGSFTVSATDGISTVVIGGTSFTLAQVMAFGTTNGVVDTGEGTLTLTGYSGTGSSGTISYSYTLKATIDNDTKPGATGDHFDDSVTLTVNGAGGTSASDTLVVRIVDDVPHAVNDGPYVVTEDAAPNVVSGNVLTNDLHPNGQPGADGKVPAVTWSAGDAAAIAALNTYGTLVQNGDGTWSYTLDNSRAATQALGAGFSQDYVLHYTMQDGDNDPADATLTITVKGADDSASVVTSATLLNPDNTVYEAGLNPSGSEAATSKETDTGSFTVSATDGISTVVIGGTSFTLAQVMAFGTTNGVVDTGEGTLTLTGYSGTGSSGTISYSYTLKATIDNDTKPGATGDHFDDSVTLTVNGAGGTSASDTLVVRIVDDVPHAVNDGPYVVTEDAAPNVVSGNVLTNDLHPNGQPGADGKVPAVTWSAGDAAAIAALNTYGTLVQNGDGTWSYTLDNSRAATQALGAGFSQDYVLHYTMQDGDNDPADATLTITVKGADDSASVVTSATLLNPDNTVYEAGLNPSGSEAATSKETDTGSFTVSATDGISTVVIGGTSFTLAQVMAFGTTNGVVDTGEGTLTLTGYSGTGSSGTISYSYTLKATIDNDTKPGATGDHFDDSVTLTVNGAGGTSASDTLVVRIVDDVPHAVNDGPYVVTEDAAPNVVSGNVLTNDLHPNGQPGADGKVPAVTWSAGDAAAIAALNTYGTLVQNGDGTWSYTLDNSRAATQALGAGFSQDYVLHYTMQDGDNDPADATLTITVKGADDSASVVTSATLLNPDNTVYEAGLNPSGSEAATSKETDTGSFTVSATDGISTVVIGGTSFTLAQVMAFGTTNGVVDTGEGTLTLTGYSGTGSSGTISYSYTLKATIDNDTKPGATGDHFDDSVTLTVNGAGGTSASDTLVVRIVDDVPHAVNDGPYVVTEDAAPNVVSGNVLTNDLHPNGQPGADGKVPAVTWSAGDAAAIAALNTYGTLVQNGDGTWSYTLDNSRAATQALGAGFSQDYVLHYTMQDGDNDPADATLTITVKGADDSASVVTSATLLNPDNTVYEAGLNPSGSEAATSKETDTGSFTVSATDGISTVVIGGTSFTLAQVMAFGTTNGVVDTGEGTLTLTGYSGTGSSGTISYSYTLKATIDNDTKPGATGDHFDDSVTLTVNGAGGTSASDTLVVRIVDDVPHAVNDGPYVVTEDAAPNVVSGNVLTNDLHPNGQPGADGKVPAVTWSAGDAAAIAALNTYGTLVQNGDGTWSYTLDNSRAATQALGAGFSQDYVLHYTMQDGDNDPADATLTITVKGADDSASVVTSATLLNPDNTVYEAGLNPSGSEAATSKETDTGSFTVSATDGISTVVIGGTSFTLAQVMAFGTTNGVVDTGEGTLTLTGYSGTGSSGTISYSYTLKATIDNDTKPGATGDHFDDSVTLTVNGAGGTSASDTLVVRIVDDVPSLGPIQDGTANNNPASTVTTGTLHLVGGADGVGTGMVIQYDTTNVTSGGQALHTTQVGNVLYAYTGSGGIGGDGIPTTGLVFLLTVNPGTDQYTFDLRAPLDGTVTPVEIGSGSAFGSGPSNSIVVADGGHNLVFVTGWRPTGGFTSGEESAWLNGGTPTMSQQSNINGSTNGWGLGNNNFDATPQGSDGGEFLRFDFGALNDYDGAGGYTPPAGQTISNATYVKFSFFNFDVGDKIEFVAHYTDGTTESFVFDNPADPRLVTNGNEKIFTVSAPAGAELAWVDAYEAAGSIKLNLKEIGVRTENVDANLNFTVTIPDGDNDTAQDSFTIHVADGLTPSSAVPIVLDLDGDGVEFSSLAAGVHHDYNGDGLLEATAWVGADDGILAFDANGDGKVSGSGEFVFGGNGLTDLEALAANFDSNGDGVLNAQDAGWAKFGVWQDANQNGAADDGEFHLLSELGITGITLTSDGKAYAAADGDVHVFGTGSYTKSDGSSGMLADAAFATRQTEMAVIAATAGAVLVDASDETPLVPGAPEPEEPQNGVTEPVAETQSIAGENADAPQDAPAATLLADNAQDTASDAPESGFASADDDAPAQIAAAEGSGDDDAASVAANDDDGGDSSAFADAGHADAHQPGDEALMDSLLLLAANDTGEKAPPTPEEVIDAVKGAVDEVVQQASVDHLLDGMLGDAGPHPAAAEAGHGTETALAGLLDQGTGGNAFLFAGADQTPINDDLHAMAAAAAQA
- a CDS encoding OmpA family protein, whose translation is MKGKGHRWLWGAIAVLGAVPSVAMAQSAGADLLALNGDQLRGELQTRYDSALAATTDRAVVAANDTRYIWASEAKVQCGIAIGYMKSSTKDETSIRKCGDAYARYNQASAPPPMAVAPPNAACGNKLAGVVFFDFDSAIPPAEAGQTVDAVVSAASLCAWRGLAVAGHTDRAGSDAYNDALSLRRAQAIADLMQAKGINSSMVTVSAHGEAEPRVPTPDGERNPQNRRVEIAVI